Proteins co-encoded in one Streptomyces sp. NBC_01283 genomic window:
- a CDS encoding TetR/AcrR family transcriptional regulator C-terminal domain-containing protein: MQGVSVGGQAVPRYSQIVGELRQRIETGELAPGDRVPSTREITKQWGVAMATATKVLTELRQEGMVRAVPGVGTVVAAPSRPVRAARPAAASRPGGPSDASSGQAALTLGRIVGAAVAVADTEGLAAVSMRRVAAELGVATMSLYRHVADKDDLLTRMMDTVIAKYPLPADPPEGWRGAIELAARRLWDLFRRHPWFAPALSMTRPQMITSALPYSEWTLATLHAHGLDLQSAFTAHLMLLNYARGVAVHLESEQEAEAHSGLDSEEWMATQGPALLAILATGRFPALSRLATAGYALDLDALFEFGLQRLLDGLASLLNEGCAH, encoded by the coding sequence GTGCAGGGGGTGTCGGTGGGCGGGCAGGCGGTGCCGCGCTACAGCCAGATCGTCGGCGAACTGCGGCAGCGGATCGAGACGGGTGAACTGGCGCCGGGCGATCGCGTGCCCTCGACCCGCGAGATCACCAAGCAGTGGGGCGTCGCGATGGCGACCGCGACCAAGGTACTCACCGAGCTGCGCCAGGAGGGGATGGTCCGTGCCGTCCCTGGCGTCGGGACGGTTGTGGCGGCCCCGAGCCGCCCGGTGCGGGCCGCCCGCCCCGCGGCCGCCTCACGCCCGGGCGGGCCGTCTGATGCGTCATCGGGCCAGGCGGCTCTCACGCTTGGACGGATCGTCGGTGCCGCCGTCGCGGTCGCCGACACGGAGGGGCTGGCTGCGGTCTCGATGCGCCGGGTGGCCGCCGAGCTCGGGGTGGCGACCATGTCGCTGTACCGGCACGTGGCCGACAAGGACGATCTGCTGACGCGGATGATGGACACGGTCATCGCGAAGTACCCGTTGCCCGCCGACCCGCCGGAGGGCTGGCGCGGGGCGATCGAGCTAGCGGCCCGGCGGCTCTGGGACCTGTTCCGCCGCCACCCGTGGTTCGCGCCGGCCCTGTCGATGACCCGCCCTCAGATGATCACTTCAGCGCTGCCGTACAGCGAGTGGACGCTTGCCACCCTGCATGCCCACGGACTCGACCTGCAGTCCGCCTTCACCGCGCACCTCATGTTGCTCAATTACGCCCGTGGTGTCGCAGTCCACCTGGAATCAGAGCAGGAGGCCGAGGCGCACAGCGGCCTGGACAGCGAGGAGTGGATGGCCACTCAGGGGCCCGCGCTCCTGGCGATTTTGGCCACCGGCCGCTTCCCCGCGCTCTCACGCCTTGCCACGGCCGGTTACGCCCTCGACCTCGACGCCCTCTTCGAGTTCGGCCTCCAGCGCCTCCTCGACGGCCTTGCCTCACTCCTCAACGAGGGCTGCGCCCACTGA
- a CDS encoding FAD-dependent monooxygenase yields the protein MPNNETLICGAGIAGPALAYWLRKAGSRVTIVERAPHPRPGGQTVDLRGAGRTVIERMGLMDRARAQSVDQRGLALVDACGRTTAQMPADSFGGQGIVSEIEILRGDLAHLLHEASLPDTE from the coding sequence ATGCCGAACAACGAGACACTCATCTGCGGGGCTGGCATCGCCGGGCCCGCGCTGGCGTACTGGCTACGCAAGGCAGGCTCCAGAGTCACGATCGTGGAACGCGCGCCGCACCCCCGGCCGGGCGGGCAGACCGTGGATCTGCGCGGCGCCGGCCGCACCGTGATCGAGCGAATGGGTCTGATGGACCGGGCCAGGGCACAGAGCGTGGACCAACGCGGCCTCGCACTCGTCGACGCCTGCGGCCGGACCACCGCCCAGATGCCCGCCGACAGCTTCGGCGGCCAGGGAATCGTCTCCGAGATCGAGATCCTCCGCGGCGATCTCGCTCACCTGCTGCACGAGGCCAGCCTGCCGGACACCGAGTAA
- a CDS encoding HNH endonuclease family protein — protein MIKNFVRGLAALSLSLTPLLALSPVQAVGPTETTTLADAVHRIPVADEHREGYTRTAFRHWSAGAVKSDGCNTRAEVLIAEAGEAPSVGARCKITGGEWLSYYDAQEVEDARALDVDHMVPLAEAWDSGASAWSPARREAYANDLAAPASLVAVTARTKRAKADQDPSQWLPPLPAAYCRYVSEWAATKLRWDLAADPAELDALAVFASGHCKDTPVTYTAAS, from the coding sequence GTGATCAAGAACTTTGTTCGCGGCCTTGCCGCGCTCAGCCTGTCCCTGACCCCTCTCCTCGCGCTGTCGCCGGTGCAGGCGGTGGGTCCCACCGAGACCACGACGCTGGCCGACGCCGTGCACCGCATTCCGGTCGCCGACGAACACCGCGAGGGCTACACCCGTACCGCGTTCAGGCACTGGAGCGCCGGTGCGGTGAAGTCCGACGGCTGCAACACCCGCGCCGAGGTACTGATCGCCGAGGCCGGCGAAGCACCGTCCGTCGGCGCGCGCTGCAAGATCACCGGTGGTGAATGGCTGTCCTACTACGACGCTCAGGAAGTCGAGGACGCCAGGGCGCTCGACGTCGACCACATGGTCCCGCTCGCCGAGGCCTGGGATTCGGGTGCCTCCGCCTGGAGCCCGGCCCGCCGCGAGGCCTACGCCAACGACCTGGCCGCTCCGGCCTCCCTGGTCGCGGTCACCGCCCGCACCAAACGCGCCAAGGCCGACCAGGACCCCTCCCAGTGGCTGCCGCCGCTGCCCGCCGCGTACTGCCGCTACGTTTCGGAGTGGGCGGCCACCAAGCTGCGCTGGGACCTGGCGGCCGATCCGGCCGAACTCGACGCCCTCGCGGTCTTTGCCTCCGGCCACTGCAAGGACACCCCCGTCACCTACACCGCCGCTTCGTAG
- a CDS encoding ferredoxin, with protein sequence MRIEVDLDRCVGAGMCALTAPAVFTQDDDGFSVVLAGQDTAADVPPMAREAARACPVSAVSLLHED encoded by the coding sequence ATGAGGATCGAGGTCGATCTGGACCGCTGCGTGGGGGCGGGCATGTGTGCCCTGACGGCGCCGGCGGTGTTCACGCAGGACGACGACGGGTTCAGTGTGGTGCTTGCCGGCCAGGACACGGCGGCCGACGTGCCTCCGATGGCGAGGGAAGCCGCACGGGCCTGCCCCGTCAGCGCGGTATCGCTCCTGCACGAGGACTGA
- a CDS encoding cytochrome P450 encodes MDELSVRDPHPADPQDTQFFLPQGRGCPRQVPAGHARLRGFSPLGRVTWHDGRPVWAVTGPGLARELLTDARLSCERTWPGFAAPGGQFAAAGARGVPLVCVEGAECEARCRLLSPLFTARRAALMRPRILRIVDQLLDSMERQGPPAELASTFALPVSSRVICTVLGVPEIDHEFFEERTERLLSGQSVQEAALARAELEKYLGELTGHRRRVAGEGLLGDLMRPDTPSGPLSREELTALAGMLWAGHETTAGMISRGVFTLLRHPEQLAAVRAGETTMDAVVGELLGHRPVPDGLLRVAVEDIEVAGHTIRAGEGVLFMTAVIDRDGSGFAQPAPLDRDGFVGRHLAFGFGARPCPGQDLARVQLEIALGRLFERLPGLRLAGRAKEIRSRPAALRVEGLLELPVGW; translated from the coding sequence ATGGACGAGTTGAGCGTTCGGGATCCCCATCCGGCGGACCCGCAGGACACGCAGTTCTTCCTCCCGCAGGGGCGCGGTTGCCCCCGCCAGGTGCCTGCGGGCCACGCTCGGCTGCGTGGCTTTTCACCGCTGGGCCGGGTGACGTGGCATGACGGCAGGCCGGTGTGGGCCGTCACCGGGCCTGGGCTGGCCCGTGAACTGCTCACCGACGCACGGCTGTCCTGCGAGCGCACATGGCCTGGATTTGCGGCGCCCGGTGGGCAGTTCGCCGCGGCCGGGGCGCGGGGAGTGCCGCTGGTCTGCGTCGAGGGCGCGGAGTGCGAGGCTCGGTGTCGGCTGCTGAGCCCGCTCTTCACAGCGCGGCGGGCCGCGTTGATGCGGCCGCGGATCCTGCGGATCGTGGATCAGTTGCTGGATTCCATGGAGCGGCAGGGCCCGCCGGCGGAGTTGGCGTCCACCTTCGCGCTGCCCGTGTCGTCGAGGGTGATCTGCACGGTGCTGGGCGTGCCGGAGATTGATCACGAGTTCTTCGAAGAACGCACCGAACGGCTGCTGAGCGGCCAGAGCGTGCAGGAGGCCGCCCTTGCCCGTGCGGAACTGGAGAAGTACCTGGGCGAGTTGACCGGCCACAGGCGGCGCGTGGCGGGCGAGGGGCTGCTCGGTGATCTGATGCGCCCTGACACTCCGAGTGGCCCGTTGAGCCGGGAGGAACTGACCGCGCTGGCGGGGATGCTGTGGGCGGGCCACGAGACGACGGCCGGCATGATCTCGCGCGGGGTCTTCACGCTGCTGCGTCATCCCGAGCAGTTGGCGGCTGTGCGGGCAGGGGAAACAACCATGGACGCTGTGGTGGGGGAACTCCTTGGGCATCGGCCGGTGCCGGACGGGCTGCTGCGGGTCGCTGTCGAGGATATTGAGGTGGCGGGCCACACGATCCGGGCCGGCGAGGGCGTCCTCTTCATGACGGCGGTCATCGACCGGGACGGCTCGGGTTTCGCGCAGCCCGCCCCGCTCGACCGGGACGGTTTCGTAGGCCGGCACCTGGCTTTTGGCTTCGGCGCCCGTCCGTGCCCGGGTCAGGATCTCGCGCGCGTTCAACTCGAGATCGCGCTTGGGCGTCTGTTCGAACGGCTTCCCGGGCTGCGGCTTGCCGGCCGGGCCAAGGAGATCCGTTCCAGGCCCGCGGCCTTGAGGGTTGAGGGTCTGCTCGAGCTGCCGGTGGGGTGGTGA
- a CDS encoding DUF6009 family protein: MSHETALVWPTDIDRLDYLRQSLDRLPTRTGKPAHRERRMAGSAVPGPTAQASRAPGTFRRRVFWLLPHDRDSQPEGLYAIAAPGRSSGSPSPHAVRQGVPDPRARRAARRPRR; this comes from the coding sequence ATCAGCCACGAGACCGCCCTCGTCTGGCCCACGGACATCGACCGGCTCGACTACCTCCGCCAGAGCCTGGACCGCCTTCCCACCCGCACGGGAAAGCCCGCCCACCGTGAGCGGCGCATGGCCGGCTCTGCCGTGCCCGGCCCCACCGCCCAAGCATCCCGGGCACCGGGCACCTTCCGGCGCCGTGTGTTCTGGCTGCTGCCCCACGACCGCGACAGCCAGCCCGAAGGCCTCTATGCCATCGCAGCCCCTGGGCGAAGCAGTGGATCCCCCTCCCCTCACGCCGTGCGTCAAGGAGTACCAGACCCACGTGCTCGAAGGGCGGCCCGCCGTCCACGGCGCTGA
- a CDS encoding NUDIX domain-containing protein: MANGNGVPQKVAWILLRNERVLVTRSHGRDRFYFPGGHREPGESDGQTLVREIDEELQATIDPASMVHFGTFEIGEGHPDHGPFRMICYTADHRGGLTPSREIAEHAWFRYADRDRVSAVDEMALHALHEAGRLS, from the coding sequence ATGGCGAATGGCAACGGCGTGCCACAGAAGGTGGCGTGGATCCTGCTTCGGAACGAGCGGGTATTGGTGACGCGTAGTCATGGCAGAGATCGCTTCTACTTCCCGGGCGGGCATCGTGAGCCGGGTGAGTCCGACGGCCAGACCCTGGTGCGGGAGATCGATGAGGAACTGCAGGCGACGATCGACCCCGCTTCCATGGTGCACTTCGGCACGTTCGAGATCGGCGAGGGCCACCCGGATCACGGCCCCTTCCGGATGATCTGTTACACCGCCGACCACCGCGGTGGGCTGACCCCGTCGCGGGAGATCGCCGAGCACGCATGGTTCCGTTACGCCGATCGGGACCGAGTCTCGGCCGTGGACGAGATGGCCCTCCACGCGCTTCACGAGGCCGGGCGGCTTTCTTGA
- a CDS encoding pentapeptide repeat-containing protein, producing MTANRRSRLAPNDRELRLWRVGRALTWAFAAAVLVSGGIFYGLVALLGFREIDTAAKLDAKTLFDLVKLSFGVVAGAGALVALVVAYRRQRVDEAGAHREATRLHTERFSQAVDRLGSDSPAVRLGGVHALAGLADDAPTQDLRQTCIDVLCAYLQLPFTLDPGNGDPAHQEARHRYLALRKVRHTILRLIGDHYRRPMGTHRSWQGCDLDLTGVIIDCNMDFSGAVFSGGTVNFSGAVFSGGAVHFNRAMFSGGAVYFGDAVFSGGTVYFSGAVFSYGTVHFSDAVFSGGAVYFSGAVFSGGTVHFRDAVFSGGTVHFSDAMFSGGTVHFSDAMFSGGAVYFRGTVFTGGTVNFRDVVLSGTAVNFRGAMFSGGAVNFLGATGPVPQGLLTAVGTPAPATVVLASAWLPEGAY from the coding sequence ATGACAGCCAACCGAAGGTCGCGTTTGGCCCCGAATGATCGGGAGTTGCGGTTGTGGAGAGTTGGTCGGGCACTGACCTGGGCCTTCGCTGCGGCTGTTCTGGTCTCGGGCGGCATCTTCTACGGGCTGGTAGCGCTGCTTGGCTTCAGGGAGATTGACACCGCCGCCAAGCTCGATGCCAAGACGCTGTTCGACCTGGTGAAGCTTTCCTTTGGGGTGGTCGCCGGGGCTGGCGCGCTCGTCGCTCTGGTTGTCGCCTACCGTCGCCAACGCGTCGACGAGGCCGGCGCCCACCGTGAAGCCACGCGCCTGCACACCGAACGCTTTTCCCAAGCAGTCGACAGACTCGGATCGGACTCACCCGCAGTTCGGCTCGGTGGGGTTCACGCACTGGCTGGCCTCGCCGACGACGCTCCCACGCAGGACTTGCGTCAGACCTGCATCGACGTCCTGTGTGCCTACCTCCAGCTCCCCTTCACGCTCGATCCCGGCAACGGCGACCCGGCCCACCAGGAGGCACGCCATCGGTATCTGGCCCTTCGCAAAGTCCGGCATACGATCCTGCGCCTCATTGGTGACCACTACCGACGCCCCATGGGAACCCACCGATCCTGGCAGGGCTGCGACCTTGACCTCACCGGCGTCATCATCGACTGCAACATGGACTTCAGCGGAGCGGTGTTCTCTGGCGGCACGGTGAACTTCAGCGGAGCGGTGTTCTCTGGCGGTGCGGTGCACTTCAACCGTGCGATGTTCTCTGGCGGTGCGGTGTACTTCGGCGACGCGGTGTTCTCTGGCGGGACGGTGTACTTCAGCGGAGCGGTGTTCTCTTACGGGACGGTGCACTTTAGTGACGCGGTGTTCTCTGGCGGTGCGGTGTACTTCAGCGGAGCGGTGTTCTCTGGCGGAACGGTGCACTTCAGGGACGCGGTGTTCTCTGGCGGAACGGTGCACTTTAGTGACGCCATGTTCTCTGGCGGGACGGTCCACTTCAGCGACGCCATGTTCTCTGGCGGCGCTGTGTACTTCCGCGGAACGGTGTTCACCGGCGGCACGGTGAACTTCCGCGATGTGGTGCTCTCTGGCACTGCGGTGAACTTCCGCGGAGCGATGTTCTCTGGCGGCGCGGTGAACTTCTTAGGTGCGACGGGGCCGGTCCCCCAGGGGCTTCTCACGGCCGTCGGTACTCCTGCTCCCGCGACGGTCGTCCTTGCTTCCGCGTGGCTACCTGAGGGGGCTTACTGA